In Corylus avellana chromosome ca2, CavTom2PMs-1.0, the following proteins share a genomic window:
- the LOC132169055 gene encoding ammonium transporter 2 member 4-like, translated as MTNQNSEEILQVPLFSWCQGVVQGWAAILMGIMSGSIPWYTMMVLHKEIRFLKQVDDTLAVFHTHAVAGSLGGILTVFFAEPKLCRLFYLVPNWEHYIGLAYGLKNGKSKAGFKQMGIQILGILFVVSLNIFTTSIICLLNRFCGIPLMLSEEELQIGDDAIHGEEAYALWGDGEKERFMNNKHNIVYGDNFQSTVLKGEVQMA; from the exons ATGACAAATCAGAATTCTGAAGAGATCCTACAAGTTCCTCTATTTTCATGGTGTCAAG GAGTTGTGCAAGGTTGGGCAGCAATTCTAATGGGAATCATGTCTGGAAGCATTCCATGGTATACCATGATGGTCCTCCACAAGGAAATTCGGTTCCTAAAGCAAGTAGATGACACTTTGGCAGTCTTTCACACCCATGCTGTGGCTGGAAGCCTAGGCGGCATTCTCACCGTCTTCTTTGCTGAGCCCAAGCTCTGTCGCCTCTTCTATTTGGTACCCAACTGGGAACACTATATAGGCCTTGCATATGGgctaaaaaatggaaaatccaAAGCGGGGTTTAAACAAATGGGAATTCAAATTCTAGGAATCTTGTTTGTTGTATCCCTCAACATCTTTACCACAAGCATAATTTGTTTGTTGAATAGGTTCTGTGGAATTCCGCTTATGCTGTCTGAGGAAGAGTTACAAATTGGAGATGATGCAATTCATGGAGAGGAGGCCTATGCATTGTGGGGTGATGGGGAGAAGGAGAGGTTTATGAATAATAAGCATAACATTGTCTATGGTGACAACTTCCAATCAACGGTGCTAAAAGGTGAAGTTCAAATGGCTTGA